Proteins found in one Zea mays cultivar B73 chromosome 1, Zm-B73-REFERENCE-NAM-5.0, whole genome shotgun sequence genomic segment:
- the LOC100281209 gene encoding K-exchanger-like protein precursor — protein sequence MASLRQLHKCRRNAAATAAFLLTLLSVAVARDHRPGVGRSSEAELRAPAPAPAQAGRSCEAQLRALPDHAARCRYLSWASHPACAPRGYVHYLRLFYCAFGGAPWLGAAALALWLLLLFYLLGDTASQYFCAALQGLSAALRLPPAIAGVTLLSLGNGAPDVLSSVVAFAAADADAGDVGLSSVLGGALFVSTVVAGVVAIVASSSGTRGGPVEIERAGFVRDVCFLLVALCYLLAVLLTGSVTVWAAASFLSLYAAYVLLVWTSHCCAEDGTTKPAVDDVAAAGPDPDLAAPLLAEDPDEPPALPISSKHAEAAAPPRRGRSSLARHALHALQWPLYLPRRLTIPDIAAHRWSKRYAVASALLAPLLLAAISSPSSPAAALSGAVAGTVLAAAAARGTSSSSPPAGRCRRLPWLAGGFLMSVLWSYLLARELVALLVSIGLIAGVRASVLGATVLAWGNSLGDLVADVAMAMHGGHGGAQTAVSGCYAGPVFNTVVGLGLSLTLAAGARFPRPYAIPADASAYQAAGFLAAGLVWAIVVLPARGMRLDKVLGVGLLLIYLGFLGVRLGSLSLGGANGS from the coding sequence ATGGCGTCCCTGCGCCAGCTCCACAAGTGCAGGCGCaatgccgccgccaccgccgccttcctgctcaccctcctctccgTCGCCGTCGCGCGGGACCACCGCCCCGGCGTGGGCCGGAGCAGCGAGGCGGAGCTgcgggcgccggcgccggcgcccgcGCAGGCCGGCCGGAGCTGCGAGGCGCAGCTGCGGGCGCTGCCGGACCACGCGGCGCGGTGCCGGTACCTGTCGTGGGCCTCGCACCCGGCGTGCGCGCCGCGCGGGTACGTGCACTACCTGCGCCTCTTCTACTGCGCCTTCGGCGGCGCGCCGTGGCTCGGGGCCGCCGCGCTCGCGCTCTGGCTGCTGCTCCTCTTCTACCTCCTCGGTGACACCGCGTCCCAGTACTTCTGCGCCGCGCTCCAGGGCCTGTCCGCCGCGCTGCGCCTCCCGCCGGCCATCGCGGGCGTCACGCTCCTGTCGCTGGGCAACGGCGCGCCCGACGTGCTCTCCAGCGTCGTCGCCTTCGCGGCGGCCGACGCCGACGCCGGGGACGTCGGGCTCAGCAGCGTCCTCGGCGGCGCGCTCTTCGTGTCTACCGTCGTCGCCGGCGTCGTCGCCATCGTCGCCTCCTCGTCCGGGACCCGAGGAGGCCCCGTCGAGATCGAGCGCGCCGGGTTCGTGCGCGACGTCTGCTTCCTCCTCGTCGCGCTCTGCTACCTCCTCGCCGTGCTGCTCACCGGCTCCGTCACCGTCTGGGCCGCCGCCTCCTTCCTCTCCCTCTACGCCGCGTACGTCCTCCTCGTCTGGACGTCCCACTGCTGCGCGGAGGACGGCACGACGAAGCCCGCCGTCGACGACGTCGCTGCCGCGGGTCCCGATCCCGACCTCGCCGCCCCTCTCCTCGCCGAGGACCCCGACGAACCTCCCGCGCTCCCCATCTCGTCCAAGCACGCCGAGGCCGCCGCACCGCCGCGGCGGGGGAGGAGCAGCCTCGCGCGCCACGCCCTCCACGCGCTGCAGTGGCCGCTGTACCTGCCGCGTCGCCTCACGATCCCGGACATCGCGGCGCACCGGTGGTCCAAGCGCTACGCGGTGGCGTCCGCGCTCCTCGCCCCTCTCCTCCTGGCGGCGATCTCGTCCCCCTCCAGCCCCGCCGCCGCCCTCTCCGGCGCGGTGGCCGGGACGGTCCTCGCGGCGGCGGCCGCCCGCGGCACGTCCTCCTCGTCCCCGCCCGCGGGCCGCTGCCGGCGCCTCCCGTGGCTCGCCGGCGGGTTCCTCATGTCCGTGCTCTGGTCCTACTTGCTGGCGCGGGAGCTGGTGGCGCTGCTGGTCTCCATCGGCCTGATTGCCGGCGTGAGGGCGAGCGTGCTGGGCGCGACCGTGCTGGCGTGGGGCAACTCGCTGGGGGACCTGGTGGCCGACGTGGCCATGGCCATGCACGGCGGCCACGGCGGGGCCCAGACCGCGGTGTCGGGCTGCTACGCGGGCCCCGTATTCAACACGGTCGTGGGCCTGGGCCTGTCGCTGACGCTGGCGGCCGGGGCCCGGTTCCCGCGCCCGTACGCGATCCCGGCGGACGCGTCGGCGTACCAGGCGGCAGGATTCCTTGCGGCCGGGCTGGTGTGGGCGATCGTGGTGCTGCCCGCGCGAGGCATGCGGCTGGACAAGGTGCTTGGGGTGGGGCTGCTCCTCATCTACCTCGGCTTCCTCGGAGTTAGGCTAGGCTCTCTGTCTCTCGGAGGAGCAAACGGCTCATGA